TTGGAGTCGTAGACGAAGTAGCCCTGGGCGTAGTTGTCCGTGTCGTCTCCGATGATTTTGATGGAGTTTTTGTTGGCCCCCACGGTGCCGTCGGAGCCGATTCCCCAGAAGAGGCAGCGGACGGTTTTTTCGTCTTCCGTGCTGTAGGCGCTGTCGTAGGCGAGGCTGAGGTGGGTCTGGTCGTCGTCGATGCCGACGACGAAGGGCTGTTGCGGCTGTTCCTTTTTGAGTTCGTCGAGGACGGCTTTGACCATGGCCGGCGTGAAGTCTTTCGACGAGAGGCCGTAGCGCCCTCCGATGAGGCGCACCGAGGGGCGCCCGTCGGAGAGGGCCGCTTTGACGTCGAGGTAGAGGGGCTCTCCCTGGGAGCCCGGCTCTTTGGTGCGGTCGAGGACGGCGACGGAGCGGACGCTCGACGGGAGGGCCGCCAGGAGGTGGGTCGCCGAGAAGGGGCGGTAGAGGCGCACTTTGACGACGCCCACTTTTTCTCCCGCTTTCATCAGGTGCTCGACCGTTTCGTGGGCCGTTTCGGCTCCGCTTCCCATGAGGATGACGACGCGCTCGGCGTCACTGGCTCCGACGTAGTCGAAGAGGTGGTAGCTTCTGCCGACGACGGAGGCGAACCGATCCATGGCGGCCTGGACGTGGCCCGGGCAGGCTTCGTACCAGGGGTTGGAGGCCTCTCTGGCCTGGAAGTAGTAGTCGGGGTTCTGCGCCGTCCCCCGGATCCGCGGACGGTCCGGCGTGAGGGCCCTTTCTCTGTGGGCCTGGACGAGGCCGTCGTCGATCATGGCGCGGGCGTCTTCTGCCGTGAGCTGTTCCACTTTCGCCACTTCGTGGGAGGTCCGGAAGCCGTCGAAGAAGTGGACGAAGGGGACACGCGACGAGAGCGTCGCCGTCTGGGCGATGAGGGCCATGTCCATGGCCTCCTGGACCGATCCCGAGGCCAGAAGGGCGAAGCCCGTCTGGCGCACGGCCATGACGTCGCCGTGATCGCCGAAGATGGAGAGGGCGTGGGACGCCACGGTGCGGGCCGCGACGTGGATGACCGTCGACGTCAGTTCGCCGGCGATCTTGTACATGTTGGGGATCATGAGAAGAAGACCCTGGGAGGCCGTGAAGGTCGTGCCCAGCGATCCGGCCTGGAGCGCCCCGTGGAGCGCCCCCGCCGCGCCTCCTTCGCTCTGCATTTCCACCACCGAGGGCACCGTGCCCCAGATGTTCGTCCTCCCCTCCGAGGACCACTGGTCCGCCCATTCGCCCATGTTCGACGACGGCGTGATCGGGTAGATGGCGATCACTTCGTTCGTCAGGTGCGCCGAGTAGGCCGCCGCTTCGTTGCCGTCGATCATGACTCTGTGCCTTTCCGTCATTGCCTCCACTCCTCTCCCGATAAAAGGGGCTGCCCCCCCTTATGACTCTGCCCTGAAGCCGTCTTCACTTGACCTGGAAGACGCTGTCGATGAGGGTGCCGTCGCGGTACTCGACGACGGCGACGACGCGGTCCGAATCGGGCTCGTTCGGGCGGGGGACTCCCGTGAGAGCCTCGACCTCCCTCTTGAGGTCGCCGATCTCCTTCACGGGCAGCCGGGCGGAACGGGCCGCCTCGATGAGATCGCTCCTCCGGGGGTTGATGCAGAGGCCCCGCTCGGTGACGATGGCGTCGACGGTCTCGCCGGGCGTGACGACGGTCTGGACCCGGTCGAGGATGGAGGGGACGCCGCCGCGGAAGGAGGGGACGACGACGACGGCCAGCTTGGCCCCGGCCGCCGTGTCGCAGTGGCCGCCCGAGGCGCCGCGGAGCACGCCGTCGTGTCCCGTCATGACGTTGACGTTGAAGGCCACGTCCACCTCCAGGGCCGCCAGGACGACGACGTCCAGGTTGTGGACGACGCAGCCCCGGTTGAGGGGGTTGGCGTACCAGGACTGGTCGATCTCGATGTGGTTGCCGTTGCGCACCAGCGAGTCACGGACGGCGGCGTCGAAGCTCTGGACGTCGTAGAGGGCCTCGAAGAGTCCCTCCTCGAGCATCCGGACCATGTAGCCCGTGATCCCGCCGCAGCCCCAGCTCCCTTTGATTCCCTTCTCCTTCATGTGGTCCCGGACGAAGGCCGCCACGGCCAGGCTGGCTCCTCCGGCGCCGACCTGGAAGGAGACGCCCGGGGCGAGCAGCCCCGAGGCGGCGATGAGGCGGTAGGCGTCGCGGGCGATCTTGAGGTCCACGGGACTCCGCGTGATCCGCGCCGCCCCGGTGGCGATCTTCGAGGCGTCTCCCAGGCTCTCGACGACGACGACCTGGTCGACGAGGTACTGGGGGATGGAGACGCGGTTCAGCGGCTGGGGGACGAGGTGGTCCGTGACGGCCACGACGTGGCGGGCGTGGCGGGCGTCGATCTGGGCGTAGCCCAGGGAGCCGCACCCCGAGGGGCCCAGGGCCCCCGTCAGGTTCCCCTGGGGATCGCAGGCCGGGGCGGCCAGGAAGGCCACGTCGATGGAGATGGAGCCCTCCTCGATGGCCCGCGCCCTCCCCCCGTGGCTGCGGATGACGACGGGAAAGGGGACCTCCCCCTTCGAGATGGCCCTGCCCACGGCGCCGCGGACGCCGGAGGTGTGGATCTGGCTCACGACGCCCCGCCGCACCAGGTCGGCCACCCCGTCGTGGGCGTCGGTCAGGGAGCTGGGGGCGAGGGTGAGGTTTCCGATCCCCATGGCCTCGCATTCGTTCAGGACGGCCATGAGAAGGGCGTCGCCGTTGCGCAGGTGATGGTGGAAGGAGAGGGTCATGCCGCTCTGAAGGCCCGAGGCCTCGATGGCACGGCGGAGGCTTTCGACGACCTTCGTCTTCCGCGGCATCGACCCCCGCAGGGGCGGGACGAGGCGGGGCGCCTCGTAGCCCCGCTCGAGGCGGCTCCAGGGGCCCTCGTAGGGATCGAAGGCGCCGAGCCCTTCGATGAAGGCCGGGACGCGACGTCCCAGCCCGTTGACGACCCGTCCTCTGTCACGTGTCATCTAGAGCACCTCCTCGGCCAGTCGGGCCATCTCGAGGGTGTGAAGGGCCCGCTTCACCACGGGAGCGTCGACCATCCTGCCGTCGACGGAGACGACGCCTCTGCCCTCGGCCTCGGCGGCCTGGGCCGCCTCGACGATGCGTCGGGCCCTGACGATCTCCTTGGCCTCGGGGACGAAGGCCTTGTGGATCCACTCGATCTGGCCGGGATGGATGGCCGCCTTGCCCGAAAAGCCCAGGCCGACGACGGCCTTCGTCTCCTCCAGGAGTCCTTCGTTGTCGTTCACGTCGGTCCAGACCGTGTCGAAGGCGTCGATCCCCGCGGCGCGGGCCGCCAGGGCCACCAGGGTCCGGGCCGTGAAGAGTTCCTTCCCCTCGCGGGTCTTCCTCACCCCCATGTCGGCCGTCAGGTCCTGGCCGCCCAGGGTGAGGGCCGTAACGCGGGGACAGCAGTCGGCGATGGCCTGGGCGTTGGACAGGCCCCGGGCCGTCTCGATCATGGCGTGGAGCTTCACCGTGCCGACGTCGAGGCCCGACTCCCTCTCCAGCTCGGCCATGAGGGCGTCGCAGGCCAGGACGTCCTGAGGCGACGAGCACTTGGGCAGACGGACGGCGGCGGGGCGACAGGGGATCACGGCCCGGAGGTCACCGTCGAAAAAGGGCGTGTCCGATCCGTTGAGGCGGACCGTGACGACGACCGTGCCGAAGTCGAGGCCCTTCAGGAAGGCGCAGACCAGATCGCGGGCGCTGTCCTTCTCCGAGAGGGCCACGGCGTCCTCCAGGTCGAGGAGGATGCTGTCGGCCCCGAAGACGGGAGCCTGCTGGATCATGGCCGGGCTGTTGCCGGGGATGTAGAGCATGGAGCGGAGCCTCATCGCGCGCCTCCCCGGGCCCGGTCCAGGGCCGTGCCGATCCGGGCCCGGAGGGTCAGCTCCAGCGCCCCCTGATCCTGGATCTGCACCTTCGCTCCCGTCAGACCCCGCTCTCGCAGGACCGATTCGACGACGGCGCGGTTACGCTCGGCGAAAAGCCCCGCCGTCGCGCCGCGACACTCCAGCTCCAGCGTCGGCGACGGCGAGACCGTCACGAGACAGTCCGACGACTCCAGCGTTCCCGCCTGGGCGATTGTTTCGATCATGAAAGACACCTCCAGACAAAAAGAGAGAGGGAATTCCCCCGCCGAGACAGGGGGGAATTCCCCTTGGGGATAGGAAGGTGTTTCGGGACTACATCTTGTCGCAGATGGCCTCGGCGAATCGGGAACAGGAGACCTCCTGGGCCCCCTGACGCTGACGGGCCAGGTCGTAGGTGACGATGCCCTCGCTGATGGCCTTCTCCATGCCGCCGACGATGAGGTCGGCGGCCTCCTGCCAGCCCAGGTGCTCCACCATGAGGACGGCCGAGAGGATGAGAGAGCCCGGGTTGACCTTGTCCTGGCCGGCGTATTTGGGCACCGTCCCGTGAGTGGCCTCGAAGAAGGCCACCTCGTCGTTCATGTTCGCTCCGGGGGCCAGACCCAGGCCTCCGACGGAGGCGGCCAGGGCGTCGGAGATGTAGTCGCCGTTCAGGTTGGCCGTGGCCAGCACGTCGTACTCGGCGGGGCGGAGGAGGATCTGCTGGAACATGGCGTCGGCGATGCGGTCCTTGACGACGATCTTCCCCTCGGGGCACTTCCCGCCGTAGGTCCCGAAGAGCTCCTCTTCGGTGATGCAGACGGAGCCGAACTCCTCGCGGGCCACTTCGTAGCCCCACTTGCGGAAGGCCCCTTCGGTGAACTTCATGATATTGCCCTTGTGGACGAGCGTCACCGAGGGACGTTTGTGGTCGACGGCGTACTGGATGGCCATGCGGACCAGGCGCTTCGTCCCCGTGATGGAGATGGGCTTGATGCCGATGCCCGAGTCGTCGCGGAACTGCCTGGCCCCCATCTCCTCCTTGATGAAGCGGATCATCTTCTCGCAGGCGGCCGTCCCCTGTTCCCACTCGATGCCGGCGTAGAGGTCCTCCGTGTTCTCGCGGAAGATGACCATGTCCACGTCCTGAGGGCGCTTGAGAGGGGCCGGGACGCCGTCGAACCAGCGCACGGGCCGGACGCAGGCGTAGAGGTCCAGGACCTGGCGGAAGGCGACGTTGAGGCTTCGGAAGCCGCCGCCGACGGGGGTGGTCAGGGGACCCTTGATGCCGATGCGGAAGTACCGGAGGGCGGCGAAGGAGTCGTCGGGGATGGCCGTGTCGTAGAGCCCCATGGCCTTCTCACCGGCGAAGATCTCCCACCAGGCGAGACGGCGTCGG
The DNA window shown above is from Aminithiophilus ramosus and carries:
- the nifJ gene encoding pyruvate:ferredoxin (flavodoxin) oxidoreductase, which produces MTERHRVMIDGNEAAAYSAHLTNEVIAIYPITPSSNMGEWADQWSSEGRTNIWGTVPSVVEMQSEGGAAGALHGALQAGSLGTTFTASQGLLLMIPNMYKIAGELTSTVIHVAARTVASHALSIFGDHGDVMAVRQTGFALLASGSVQEAMDMALIAQTATLSSRVPFVHFFDGFRTSHEVAKVEQLTAEDARAMIDDGLVQAHRERALTPDRPRIRGTAQNPDYYFQAREASNPWYEACPGHVQAAMDRFASVVGRSYHLFDYVGASDAERVVILMGSGAETAHETVEHLMKAGEKVGVVKVRLYRPFSATHLLAALPSSVRSVAVLDRTKEPGSQGEPLYLDVKAALSDGRPSVRLIGGRYGLSSKDFTPAMVKAVLDELKKEQPQQPFVVGIDDDQTHLSLAYDSAYSTEDEKTVRCLFWGIGSDGTVGANKNSIKIIGDDTDNYAQGYFVYDSKKSGGLTVSHLRFGPKELRSSYLIGQANFIACHVFTYVEKYRLLAQAASGSTFLLNSIYGPEDVWDRLPRELQKEIIDKQIRFYVIDAYKVAHETGMGVRINTVMQTCFFAISGILPQDEAIEAIKRSIKKTYGNKGEAIVKKNYACVDASVANLHEVKIPKEVTSAFAMKPAVPAEAPEFVRTVLGPMLANEGDSLTVKDVALTADGTFPTGTTQWEKRNIAMEIPQWDPETCIQCGKCVLVCPHAVIRSKVYDGTLLEGAPATFKSAEAKWPAFKDKKYTVQYGGPHCQDHLRPEVS
- the citF gene encoding citrate lyase subunit alpha, whose product is MTRDRGRVVNGLGRRVPAFIEGLGAFDPYEGPWSRLERGYEAPRLVPPLRGSMPRKTKVVESLRRAIEASGLQSGMTLSFHHHLRNGDALLMAVLNECEAMGIGNLTLAPSSLTDAHDGVADLVRRGVVSQIHTSGVRGAVGRAISKGEVPFPVVIRSHGGRARAIEEGSISIDVAFLAAPACDPQGNLTGALGPSGCGSLGYAQIDARHARHVVAVTDHLVPQPLNRVSIPQYLVDQVVVVESLGDASKIATGAARITRSPVDLKIARDAYRLIAASGLLAPGVSFQVGAGGASLAVAAFVRDHMKEKGIKGSWGCGGITGYMVRMLEEGLFEALYDVQSFDAAVRDSLVRNGNHIEIDQSWYANPLNRGCVVHNLDVVVLAALEVDVAFNVNVMTGHDGVLRGASGGHCDTAAGAKLAVVVVPSFRGGVPSILDRVQTVVTPGETVDAIVTERGLCINPRRSDLIEAARSARLPVKEIGDLKREVEALTGVPRPNEPDSDRVVAVVEYRDGTLIDSVFQVK
- a CDS encoding HpcH/HpaI aldolase/citrate lyase family protein, with amino-acid sequence MRLRSMLYIPGNSPAMIQQAPVFGADSILLDLEDAVALSEKDSARDLVCAFLKGLDFGTVVVTVRLNGSDTPFFDGDLRAVIPCRPAAVRLPKCSSPQDVLACDALMAELERESGLDVGTVKLHAMIETARGLSNAQAIADCCPRVTALTLGGQDLTADMGVRKTREGKELFTARTLVALAARAAGIDAFDTVWTDVNDNEGLLEETKAVVGLGFSGKAAIHPGQIEWIHKAFVPEAKEIVRARRIVEAAQAAEAEGRGVVSVDGRMVDAPVVKRALHTLEMARLAEEVL
- the citD gene encoding citrate lyase acyl carrier protein, producing the protein MIETIAQAGTLESSDCLVTVSPSPTLELECRGATAGLFAERNRAVVESVLRERGLTGAKVQIQDQGALELTLRARIGTALDRARGGAR
- the icd gene encoding isocitrate dehydrogenase (NADP(+)) — protein: MSRFADLELKNYKEPERGERIEVKGGRLVVPDEPVIPYVEGDGIGVDITPAMKAVVDCAVRKAYGTRRRLAWWEIFAGEKAMGLYDTAIPDDSFAALRYFRIGIKGPLTTPVGGGFRSLNVAFRQVLDLYACVRPVRWFDGVPAPLKRPQDVDMVIFRENTEDLYAGIEWEQGTAACEKMIRFIKEEMGARQFRDDSGIGIKPISITGTKRLVRMAIQYAVDHKRPSVTLVHKGNIMKFTEGAFRKWGYEVAREEFGSVCITEEELFGTYGGKCPEGKIVVKDRIADAMFQQILLRPAEYDVLATANLNGDYISDALAASVGGLGLAPGANMNDEVAFFEATHGTVPKYAGQDKVNPGSLILSAVLMVEHLGWQEAADLIVGGMEKAISEGIVTYDLARQRQGAQEVSCSRFAEAICDKM